The following proteins are encoded in a genomic region of Clarias gariepinus isolate MV-2021 ecotype Netherlands chromosome 12, CGAR_prim_01v2, whole genome shotgun sequence:
- the ipo8 gene encoding importin-8 isoform X1 — MDPNRIIQALKGTIDPNLRLAAENELNQSYKIINFAPTLLQIIVSEQVEFPVRQAAAIYLKNMVSQYWQDREPSLGEVVFPFNIHENDRGQIRENMVEAIIRCPESIRAQLTVCLRAIIKHDFPGRWTGIVDKINLYLQSQNSGSWYGSLLALYQLVKSYEFRKADERVPLLAAMQLFLPRIQQLVTQLLPDATVFSVLIQKQILKIFHALVQYSLPLQLLSNTVMTQWMEILRAVVDRDVPPETLEVDEDDRPELVWWKCKKWALHIITRMFERYGSPGNVTKEYYEFAEFFLKTYAVGIQQVLLKVIDQHRQKQFVSPRVLQQALNYLTRGISHSITWKQIKPHMQTITQEVVFPLMCYKDEDEKLWQEDPYEYIRMKFNMYDDHVFPATAAQTLLCKASRKRKEVLPKMMEFCHQILMNPSADPRRTDGALHVIGALADPLLKKQIYRDQMELVLQNYVFPLLNSNLGYLRARSCWVLHCFSPLKFHNELILRNAVELVKQDLIDDQEMPVKVEAAIALQTLVSNQEHAKIYIKPFIRPVMQELLHVIKETENDDLTSVIQKMICEYNQEVAVIAVDMTQNLAEIFSKVLQSEEYEESEDKTVMALGILSTIDTILTVMEDHKEITQQLEGICLQVIGLVLQKPIIGMAEFYEEILSLAFGLTCQTISPQMWQLLGVLYDVFQHDCFDYFTDMMPLLHNYVTVDTDTLLSNPKHMEVIYTMCKKVLTSDAGEDAECHAAKLLEVIILQCRGRGIDQCIPLFVEAVLERLTRGVKSTELRTMCLQVAIAALYYNPSLLVHTLENMRFAHSAEPITAQFINQWMNDTEFFLGLHDRKMCIIGLSLLMDMSSRLTVLEGVASQIIPSILLLFLGLKHIYASRVLNKPEQFSRTQGTEEDENEEIPSDEDEAGEKSSSMQPSGGPSGNGDEDEDEDDDEDYWDDDGLEGTALEEYSTPLDYDNGEDEYQFFSASLLRVQSSDAGWYQMLTQSLSDEQKKQLQEIYSLAQQRRSAAGKSL; from the exons tcGTACAAGATCATCAACTTTGCCCCAACTCTGCTTCAGATCATTGTATCGGAGCAGGTGGAGTTTCCTGTACGGCAGGCag CTGCCATATACCTGAAAAACATGGTGAGTCAGTACTGGCAGGACCGTGAGCCGTCTCTGGGCGAGGTCGTGTTCCCCTTCAACATCCACGAGAATGACCGCGGCCAGATCCGGGAGAACATGGTGGAGGCCATCATCCGGTGTCCGGAGTCCATTCG GGCCCAGCTTACAGTCTGCTTGCGTGCCATAATAAAGCATGATTTCCCCGGCCGCTGGACTGGCATCGTGGATAAGATCAACCTGTACCTGCAGTCACAGAACAGTGGGAGCTGGTACGGGAGTCTGCTCGCTCTCTACCAGCTCGTCAAAAGCTACGAGTTCAGGAAGGCAGATGAGAGGGTGCCCCTGCTGGCTGCTATGCAGCTCTTCCTGCCCCGGATCCAGCAGCTCGTCACTCAGCTGCTGCCTGACGCCACTGTCTTCTCTGTCCTCATCCAGAAACAGATCCTCAAGATATTCCATGCACTCGTGCAG tattCCTTGCCTCTCCAGCTGCTCAGTAACACAGTCATGACCCAGTGGATGGAGATCCTGAGAGCGGTCGTGGATCGGGACGTCCCTCCT GAGACTCTGGAGGTGGACGAAGACGACCGGCCCGAGTTAGTGTGGTGGAAGTGTAAGAAGTGGGCTCTACATATTATCACTAGGATGTTTGAGAG GTACGGCAGCCCGGGCAACGTGACCAAGGAGTACTACGAGTTCGCAGAGTTTTTCCTAAAGACATACGCTGTTGGGATTCAACAG GTCTTGTTGAAGGTGATTGACCAGCACAGACAGAAGCAGTTTGTGAGTCCACGTGTGTTACAGCAAGCCCTGAACTACCTGACACGAGGCATCTCTCACTCCATCACATGGAAACAGATAAAGCCTCACATGCAG actaTAACTCAGGAGGTGGTGTTTCCTCTGATGTGTTATAAGGATGAAGATGAGAAGCTGTGGCAGGAAGATCCATACGAGTACATCCGCATGAAATTCA ACATGTACGATGACCATGTGTTTCCCGCCACGGCGGCTCAGACTCTGCTATGCAAAGCATCTAGAAAGAGAAAAGAG GTCCTTCCTAAGATGATGGAGTTCTGCCATCAGATATTGATGAACCCCAGCGCTGACCCCCGCAGGACTGATGGAGCGCTGCACGTCATCGGTGCTTTAGCAGATCCGTTGTTAAAG AAGCAAATCTACAGAGATCAGATGGAGCTCGTGTTACAGAACTATGTGTTTCCTCTACTCAACTCCAACCTGGGTTACCTGCGTGCCAGG TCCTGTTGGGTTCTGCACTGCTTTAGCCCGCTAAAGTTCCACAACGAGCTGATCCTGAGGAACGCAGTGGAACTCGTCAAACAGGATCTCATCGATGACCAAGAGATGCCTGTTAAAGTAGAGGCGGCCATCGCTCTGCAGACTCTGGTCAGCAACCAGGAGCACG ctaagATCTACATAAAGCCCTTCATCAGGCCTGTGATGCAGGAGCTGCTGCACGTCATCAAAGAGACGGAGAACGACGACCTGACGAGTGTCATCCAGAAGATGATCTGTGAATACAATCAGGAAGTGGCCGTGATCGCAGTAGACATGACCCAGAACCTg GCAGAGATCTTCAGTAAGGTTCTACAGAGTGAGGAGTATGAAGAGAGTGAAGACAAGACAGTGATGGCGCTGGGCATCCTCAGCACCATAGACACCATCCTGACCGTCATGGAGGACCACAAAGAG ATCACTCAACAGCTGGAGGGGATCTGCCTGCAGGTCATCGGCCTTGTGCTCCAGAAGCCCATCATAGGTatggcag AGTTCTACGAGGAGATTCTGTCCCTAGCGTTCGGTCTCACCTGCCAGACCATCTCGCCTCAGATGTGGCAGCTGCTCGGCGTGCTTTACGATGTCTTCCAGCACGACTGCTTCGACTACTTTACAG ATATGATGCCTCTACTACACAATTATGTAACtgtagacacagacacacttctTTCCAATCCCAAACACATGGAGGTCATTTACACCATGTGCAAAAAG GTCCTGACAAGCGATGCAGGGGAGGATGCAGAGTGCCATGCTGCTAAGTTGCTGGAGGTCATCATCTTACAGTGCCGAGGTCGGGGCATTGACCAG TGTATCCCGCTATTTGTGGAAGCGGTGTTGGAGCGTCTGACGCGCGGTGTGAAGTCCACAGAGCTGCGCACCATGTGTCTGCAGGTCGCCATCGCTGCTCTGTACTATAATCCCTCACTGCTGGTGCACACGCTAGAGAACATGCGCTTTGCCCACAGCGCCGAGCCGATCACCGCACAGTTCATCAACCAGTGGATGAACGACACAGAGTTCTTCCTAGG GCTGCACGATCGTAAGATGTGCATCATCGGCCTGAGTCTGCTGATGGATATGTCCAGCCGGCTGACGGTTTTAGAAGGCGTGGCCAGTCAGATCATCCCCTCTATCCTTCTCCTGTTCCTGGGCCTTAAGCACATCTATGCCTCGCGAGTGCTCAACAAACCTGAGCAGTTCTCCAGAACACAGGGCACCGAGGAGGACGAGAACG AGGAGATTCCCAGCGATGAGGATGAAGCAGGAGAGAAAAGCTCCAGCATGCAGCCATCTGGCGGCCCCAGTGGCAATGGCGACGAGGACGAGGATGAAGACGATGATGAAGATTACTGGGATGACGACGGTCTGGAGGGCACTGCGCTGGAGGAGTACAGCACGCCGCTGGATTACGACAATGGAGAAGACGAGTATCAGTTCTTTTCAGCCTCGTTGCTTC GTGTGCAGAGCTCGGACGCAGGCTGGTATCAGATGCTAACTCAGTCTCTGAGTGATGAACAGAAGAAACAGTTGCAGGAGATCTACAGTCTGGCCCAGCAGAGGAGGAGTGCAGCAGGAAAAAGCCTGTG A
- the ipo8 gene encoding importin-8 isoform X2: MDPNRIIQALKGTIDPNLRLAAENELNQSYKIINFAPTLLQIIVSEQVEFPVRQAAAIYLKNMVSQYWQDREPSLGEVVFPFNIHENDRGQIRENMVEAIIRCPESIRAQLTVCLRAIIKHDFPGRWTGIVDKINLYLQSQNSGSWYGSLLALYQLVKSYEFRKADERVPLLAAMQLFLPRIQQLVTQLLPDATVFSVLIQKQILKIFHALVQYSLPLQLLSNTVMTQWMEILRAVVDRDVPPETLEVDEDDRPELVWWKCKKWALHIITRMFERYGSPGNVTKEYYEFAEFFLKTYAVGIQQVLLKVIDQHRQKQFVSPRVLQQALNYLTRGISHSITWKQIKPHMQTITQEVVFPLMCYKDEDEKLWQEDPYEYIRMKFNMYDDHVFPATAAQTLLCKASRKRKEVLPKMMEFCHQILMNPSADPRRTDGALHVIGALADPLLKKQIYRDQMELVLQNYVFPLLNSNLGYLRARSCWVLHCFSPLKFHNELILRNAVELVKQDLIDDQEMPVKVEAAIALQTLVSNQEHAKIYIKPFIRPVMQELLHVIKETENDDLTSVIQKMICEYNQEVAVIAVDMTQNLAEIFSKVLQSEEYEESEDKTVMALGILSTIDTILTVMEDHKEITQQLEGICLQVIGLVLQKPIIEFYEEILSLAFGLTCQTISPQMWQLLGVLYDVFQHDCFDYFTDMMPLLHNYVTVDTDTLLSNPKHMEVIYTMCKKVLTSDAGEDAECHAAKLLEVIILQCRGRGIDQCIPLFVEAVLERLTRGVKSTELRTMCLQVAIAALYYNPSLLVHTLENMRFAHSAEPITAQFINQWMNDTEFFLGLHDRKMCIIGLSLLMDMSSRLTVLEGVASQIIPSILLLFLGLKHIYASRVLNKPEQFSRTQGTEEDENEEIPSDEDEAGEKSSSMQPSGGPSGNGDEDEDEDDDEDYWDDDGLEGTALEEYSTPLDYDNGEDEYQFFSASLLRVQSSDAGWYQMLTQSLSDEQKKQLQEIYSLAQQRRSAAGKSL, from the exons tcGTACAAGATCATCAACTTTGCCCCAACTCTGCTTCAGATCATTGTATCGGAGCAGGTGGAGTTTCCTGTACGGCAGGCag CTGCCATATACCTGAAAAACATGGTGAGTCAGTACTGGCAGGACCGTGAGCCGTCTCTGGGCGAGGTCGTGTTCCCCTTCAACATCCACGAGAATGACCGCGGCCAGATCCGGGAGAACATGGTGGAGGCCATCATCCGGTGTCCGGAGTCCATTCG GGCCCAGCTTACAGTCTGCTTGCGTGCCATAATAAAGCATGATTTCCCCGGCCGCTGGACTGGCATCGTGGATAAGATCAACCTGTACCTGCAGTCACAGAACAGTGGGAGCTGGTACGGGAGTCTGCTCGCTCTCTACCAGCTCGTCAAAAGCTACGAGTTCAGGAAGGCAGATGAGAGGGTGCCCCTGCTGGCTGCTATGCAGCTCTTCCTGCCCCGGATCCAGCAGCTCGTCACTCAGCTGCTGCCTGACGCCACTGTCTTCTCTGTCCTCATCCAGAAACAGATCCTCAAGATATTCCATGCACTCGTGCAG tattCCTTGCCTCTCCAGCTGCTCAGTAACACAGTCATGACCCAGTGGATGGAGATCCTGAGAGCGGTCGTGGATCGGGACGTCCCTCCT GAGACTCTGGAGGTGGACGAAGACGACCGGCCCGAGTTAGTGTGGTGGAAGTGTAAGAAGTGGGCTCTACATATTATCACTAGGATGTTTGAGAG GTACGGCAGCCCGGGCAACGTGACCAAGGAGTACTACGAGTTCGCAGAGTTTTTCCTAAAGACATACGCTGTTGGGATTCAACAG GTCTTGTTGAAGGTGATTGACCAGCACAGACAGAAGCAGTTTGTGAGTCCACGTGTGTTACAGCAAGCCCTGAACTACCTGACACGAGGCATCTCTCACTCCATCACATGGAAACAGATAAAGCCTCACATGCAG actaTAACTCAGGAGGTGGTGTTTCCTCTGATGTGTTATAAGGATGAAGATGAGAAGCTGTGGCAGGAAGATCCATACGAGTACATCCGCATGAAATTCA ACATGTACGATGACCATGTGTTTCCCGCCACGGCGGCTCAGACTCTGCTATGCAAAGCATCTAGAAAGAGAAAAGAG GTCCTTCCTAAGATGATGGAGTTCTGCCATCAGATATTGATGAACCCCAGCGCTGACCCCCGCAGGACTGATGGAGCGCTGCACGTCATCGGTGCTTTAGCAGATCCGTTGTTAAAG AAGCAAATCTACAGAGATCAGATGGAGCTCGTGTTACAGAACTATGTGTTTCCTCTACTCAACTCCAACCTGGGTTACCTGCGTGCCAGG TCCTGTTGGGTTCTGCACTGCTTTAGCCCGCTAAAGTTCCACAACGAGCTGATCCTGAGGAACGCAGTGGAACTCGTCAAACAGGATCTCATCGATGACCAAGAGATGCCTGTTAAAGTAGAGGCGGCCATCGCTCTGCAGACTCTGGTCAGCAACCAGGAGCACG ctaagATCTACATAAAGCCCTTCATCAGGCCTGTGATGCAGGAGCTGCTGCACGTCATCAAAGAGACGGAGAACGACGACCTGACGAGTGTCATCCAGAAGATGATCTGTGAATACAATCAGGAAGTGGCCGTGATCGCAGTAGACATGACCCAGAACCTg GCAGAGATCTTCAGTAAGGTTCTACAGAGTGAGGAGTATGAAGAGAGTGAAGACAAGACAGTGATGGCGCTGGGCATCCTCAGCACCATAGACACCATCCTGACCGTCATGGAGGACCACAAAGAG ATCACTCAACAGCTGGAGGGGATCTGCCTGCAGGTCATCGGCCTTGTGCTCCAGAAGCCCATCATAG AGTTCTACGAGGAGATTCTGTCCCTAGCGTTCGGTCTCACCTGCCAGACCATCTCGCCTCAGATGTGGCAGCTGCTCGGCGTGCTTTACGATGTCTTCCAGCACGACTGCTTCGACTACTTTACAG ATATGATGCCTCTACTACACAATTATGTAACtgtagacacagacacacttctTTCCAATCCCAAACACATGGAGGTCATTTACACCATGTGCAAAAAG GTCCTGACAAGCGATGCAGGGGAGGATGCAGAGTGCCATGCTGCTAAGTTGCTGGAGGTCATCATCTTACAGTGCCGAGGTCGGGGCATTGACCAG TGTATCCCGCTATTTGTGGAAGCGGTGTTGGAGCGTCTGACGCGCGGTGTGAAGTCCACAGAGCTGCGCACCATGTGTCTGCAGGTCGCCATCGCTGCTCTGTACTATAATCCCTCACTGCTGGTGCACACGCTAGAGAACATGCGCTTTGCCCACAGCGCCGAGCCGATCACCGCACAGTTCATCAACCAGTGGATGAACGACACAGAGTTCTTCCTAGG GCTGCACGATCGTAAGATGTGCATCATCGGCCTGAGTCTGCTGATGGATATGTCCAGCCGGCTGACGGTTTTAGAAGGCGTGGCCAGTCAGATCATCCCCTCTATCCTTCTCCTGTTCCTGGGCCTTAAGCACATCTATGCCTCGCGAGTGCTCAACAAACCTGAGCAGTTCTCCAGAACACAGGGCACCGAGGAGGACGAGAACG AGGAGATTCCCAGCGATGAGGATGAAGCAGGAGAGAAAAGCTCCAGCATGCAGCCATCTGGCGGCCCCAGTGGCAATGGCGACGAGGACGAGGATGAAGACGATGATGAAGATTACTGGGATGACGACGGTCTGGAGGGCACTGCGCTGGAGGAGTACAGCACGCCGCTGGATTACGACAATGGAGAAGACGAGTATCAGTTCTTTTCAGCCTCGTTGCTTC GTGTGCAGAGCTCGGACGCAGGCTGGTATCAGATGCTAACTCAGTCTCTGAGTGATGAACAGAAGAAACAGTTGCAGGAGATCTACAGTCTGGCCCAGCAGAGGAGGAGTGCAGCAGGAAAAAGCCTGTG A